From Medicago truncatula cultivar Jemalong A17 chromosome 7, MtrunA17r5.0-ANR, whole genome shotgun sequence, a single genomic window includes:
- the LOC120577148 gene encoding UPF0329 protein ECU05_1680/ECU11_0050: MRKTKQVKKTKELEPLPSFSIGLTQMEQEERNVTDGDKNKKQKTKEAKGKEKKQHIKMSKKKKQENEEQLEEERKEEAKSKEKNEGSSDEENAKQRLRHKMRIPNVIVLSVQ; the protein is encoded by the exons atgaGGAAAACAAAACAG GTGAAAAAAACTAAAGAGCTAGAGCCATTGCCATCATTCAGTATTGGACTAACACAAATGGAACAGGAGGAAAGGAATGTCACTGATGGTGATAAAAATAAgaagcaaaaaacaaaagaggCTAAgggcaaagaaaaaaaacagcacATAAAGatgagtaaaaaaaagaaacaagaaaatgaagaacaatTGGAGGAGGAGCGGAAAGAAGAGGCTAAAAGTAAAGAAAAGAATGAAGGAAGTTCAGATGAGGAAAATGCAAAGCAAAGACTGAGGCATAAGATGAGAATACctaat